The Pagrus major chromosome 10, Pma_NU_1.0 genome contains a region encoding:
- the LOC141004140 gene encoding cornifelin homolog A-like: MSEKMVTNQPKPFIQTNTSSEWTSGICDCFQDLPQCCLAFWCPPCFACKTSHEAGECVCLPLLDGFGLIPPMTTSLRVSIRQQYGIEGTVCKDCVFACCCGPCTWCQIAREIKARTYPVTFINMTA; this comes from the exons ATGTCTGAAAAGATGGTCACTAACCAGCCAAAGCCCTTCATCCAGACCAATACATCCAGCGAATGGACCTCTGGCATCTGTGATTGCTTCCAAGACCTGCCCCAGT GTTGCTTGGCCTTTTGGTGTCCTCCTTGTTTCGCCTGTAAGACGTCACATGAGGCCGGCGAGTGTGTATGTTTACCTCTGCTGGACGGTTTTGGACTCATCCCTCCAATGACCACATCCCTCAGGGTGTCAATACGCCAACAATATGGCATTGAG GGGACAGTCTGCAAAGACTGCGTGTTCGCCTGCTGCTGCGGGCCCTGCACCTGGTGCCAAATTGCAAGAGAAATCAAAGCAAGGACGTATCCTGTtaccttcatcaacatgacGGCCTGA